The DNA region aAGTAATGTTTACTCTATTGAGAAATGCATCTCTTCCAAATTAATATGACATATGGGATTTCAAAGAAGCAAAACGAAAAATTCTCTAATCATGTTAAGTTTGGAAATTCATCATCACATTCACATGATGTTTAATCTACCCTTATTATATACTCTCTATATTCTCACTTATCCTCGAACTTTGAATCAGTTTTCATCACCTCTGTATTCTCTTAGGTGATACATGAGTTATtctactttttaatatattttctaaagagatgtttttacataaatattaacaaaaatacctGTTACAATGGATCTAAAGGTTATCAAAACTGGtgaaacattaaaatttcaaatgtgaaAGTTTGTGTTCGAGTCTCTTTCAtgtttgtaaaactttaatttactATTGTAGGTCTAGTCactatattataagtttatctGTTCAACAAATATGGTcctaattatcaaaaaaaaaaaaaaaaaaaaaccagttacaatatatgtctatatatatataatttgtttcatCAGTCCGAAGTTCTTTAAACAGATACTGTActattaaaatctattttaggCTATAGGTCCTCTTGGGCTTTCACTGGGTCACTTACTGAAGATGAGGTAAGTCTAGCTGGACAGATCGCCCCAGCCAGCGTCAGCTCAGATTGTCTAGGTCCTACAGGAACAGTCTTGGTCAGCCCAGAATTTTGCTGCAGGGTTCTGAACATCTGTCCATTTTTTCTGGCTGGTGTGCTTGGCCTGTCAATTGACTTCTGATCATTCTAGTTTATGTTTGGGAAGCAGAGTCCAGGTTGGTTCTGGCCAGATTGAGCAGACCCTGGCCAGAATCGGTGAGTCCCGTTCCTGCAGCAGTCTTCACAGTGAGCTGGATTTTCCTTTTGCATTTTGGAGATGCTTGGTTACTGTCCTCACCAGGAGGAATTTTTCCGATGGATCTTTGTCTATTTATCCCCTCTGGCTTCCTGCTATGAGTCCAAGCAAGGGCACCTTTTTTACTCTGTATAGGCAGCACCTGTTTAGAACTTCAGCATCCTACAGGTTTCCTGCCACATCAAGCTACTGGATTTCCATTGTTTTGCCTTTCTGTTGGCAGTCTCCAAATTGTTTTCCAATGCCCATGATTTTGCATCTGGTTTGCCTTAGAACTCCTTCCAAATCAGCCTATCTGTGTTCTTCCCAAGATGCAGCAGTTTCTTCCTGGTTTTTTCTGGCCTCTCCTATATGCACTCCAGATTTTTGCCTCCCCCTTGTAGTTTCCACGCGTCTCAAGTTTGCATCAAAAGAAGCAGGTTTCAGTTTTTCAAGTCTTTATCCAGTGACTGAGCTAGCCTGTAGGCTGTGTTTATGTGTTGTATATGCCAGCTTTAGATGTGTCCACATAGGCGAGAAGAgtattttgtatcttttttgTGATGTCTCTTGAGGCCTGCTATACTTCTCTTAAAATTTGCTCTCACTAGGATTGTTGTTTCTCTCCTCATAAACCGTAATTTTGATAAGTATTTAAGAGGAGTTAAAAGTGTTCTCTTTGTACAATGTGTGACCAGACTAGAGCTCAGTTTTTTTAGTGGTTATCCTTGCGCTAGGGAAGGATGAGCTTAGGTTCTGCTTTTGCTCTCGTTATAGGActtgttttttgtgtttataaattcatttacttgaaaaaaaaaaactcgcCAAAACTCTATGTAAATAAGTTGTATAACAGTGGGAACATGAAAAAGGATGCATATCTTGAGTATTTGACtcgagagagaaaaaaagaatcTGATAATAGATGTTCAGAGTTCATCTCATTTAATCCAAAATTGATGGGACATGACATTTTTCAATCTTCGGTTTCGTGGCCTTATTACATTGTCACATTTGCGAGAGACTTGCCGCCAGTTGCCACCTGGATTACAATGCTGCCGATACCGTCTTAATCTGGGTCTATCCATTCCATTGAAAAAATGACGCTTACCAAGAAAAAACAATCAGAGAGGGTGAGAATCTGTTCAGCAAAGCAAGCATGTCACTTTAACACACACTTCATAAAGGTTCACACATGTGGTGCAAAAGAGCGACACATTGGCAACTGGCTTTGAATGGAGAGTAAGATATGAATAAGATCATTCAATTGATGAAGTGATACaccatttctgttttttttggGGCAGGGCCCCATGTCTTTACTTGGATTTCGGTGAGAGTAGCGTTCTCATTTAATGTTGTTGTGAAGAAGACAAACTTGTCACATATACAAAGTGTTGAAGCCTCTGTCTGAGTTGAAACTTGGAGTTACTTGTGTGAAAATAAATAACCCTCCAAGGTTAAAACTTTAAACTTTAGTGTCGTCCTTTCTTACTGCATCTTTAAACTTAGTTTAGTGCATTCAAAATTTATCCAACGATAGAAATGAATGGAAATGGTGGAATTCTGTTAGATGGTGTGTGACAATGTCaaaacagataaaaaaattttagtaaatgaaaaattaagcGAAGttgaagaaaggaaaagaaaacatacATACTGCCTAAAAAGAGGCATGACAGAAGTTGATAGAAAAAAGGGTGATGATATAAAGTAACCATGGTTAGCAAAGAACAGTGTCCGCAAGGCACAGAAGATTAACCATGGTTAAGTTAAGTAACTTGCTGATCGTAGTAAGAGGTGTTTGCGGTGGGATCATTTGCGTTGGTCGTATTAAAGAAGGACGAGGGGAGTTGCTTGCTCTTATCAACCTAAACAAATTTACATTTATGTGATTGTGATCTTATGAATATCTTGTTAAGTTCTGCTTGATATTTCAACCTCAACTTCGCTTTGAGTAAGTCTCTTTGTTTCCCTTGTGTTTTTTCCTTTCTGGGTATTCTTTGAAATGTTCATTTTTGTTCATCAAATGATTTAATGAAAGCTGTGTTTTTCTCTTGGagttatatgaaaaaaaaaacagttagATCTTTTGTCACACTTGTGTTATTAAGTGATGAGGTTTTATCTGCATAGTATGAGCTTCTGTCTTTTGACCGTATTGGGCATTAGTGCTGTTTACCCTACTGCGATATCAGTTTCAGAATCTTAGTTCAGTTAGATCTTGAACATGTTTCTGTTTTGGTTTAAAGGTTTTTATGTTGACAGTAGTTGGATTCTGCCTTTCTGTTCTTTAATCCATGAAATCTGTGATTCACGGGCTTTGGatccttttgatttattttaaggTGATTTGCTTGGTTTGttgtattcatattttctatttttaataattgtcaAATGGGTTATAAAATTATCGGTTTAAGCCTATTTTATAGGTTTTCCCCTAATCCTTGGAAAAAGCTTATCCGGCAATTTGGCTGTCGATAAATTGTCATTTGATACGcatcatcatcaatattttCCTTGGGATGccaatgttaaaaataattctGGTTATATTATGATATCATTTTCCGTTGATTCTGCTATGGGTTTATTGCAGCTGTCATCTGTTTACCCTCTCTGGCCTATATCTAGGATTTTGTTTTTGCAATTAATCTTGTTCAAGATTTCACTTCTCTTGTAATGTGATAGAAAGCCAGATCTTCAACACCTGCAAAGAATTGTTTAAAACACAACCAGCAAGTTCAACCAGAAAACAAGCAACCCAGCAAACCAGTGAACACACAGCTAAGTCAGAATTTAACGAAGAGGCAATTGCAATACAGGAGATCACTGCTTTTTATTTACTGAGAACATCAGGGTTTGCACAAAATTCTCCAGCAAAGTTCCAAATTAAGGAAGGAAAGAAAATCCAGCGATGTGAGGAGCTGGGACCCTCCCAATTAGCCAAAGGCTGGCTAACCTAAAACAGTATTCCCTCCTTTCCTCTCCCCTCTCAGTCCATCTCTTATTGTTGCTCGTACTCTTAACTGCCCAGACACAATCCTGCCATGTTTGTTGTTTGCTGCCCCAAGTGGTCCACCATTCCCCTTGTGTACCATTTGAGTTCCTAATCCCCTTCTCCTGCGGTTTACATAACAAGAGTcctaacataaatttgaaaaattttgtgatgatgtttattgaatatttgttttctttttgagattttttctgTATCTACAATCATTTTCAGAATTTAGTTAATTCTCATTTACTTGTGGTCTTTGAATGAGTTTTTAATGACCCTTTTATTACTTTTCAGATATCGGGGGAGGAAAAATAACATTGGCCCGCAAATTCAATATCTCAAGTTCAATTTAGCTTTCCAAGACTGAGTTTCTCGCAGACACaatttgatttagaaaatgGGCCTCTCAAGTCTTCCAGCTCCATCTGAAGGAGTGCTGTGTGTAATTTTAGTAAACACTGCTCTGTCAATCTCAATTGTTAAAGGCATAGTCCTATCGATCCTCCAAGTTGTTGGTATCCATCTTTCCGAGTCATCACCTTCATCCACATCCTCTGATTCACCTCAACCCACCAGTGAATCATATGATGGACGTTTAAGTCCTCCAGTTAACTACGTTGAAGAGTTCCGGAGCCAGAACCCTGCAATTCTGTTTGATACTTTGTGCCTATGTAAACATCATGAACAAGATTGTTCAGTATGTTTGACACAGTTTGAGCCAGAATCAGAGATCAACAGGTTGTCTTGTGGTCATCTGTTTCATAAAGTGTGCTTGGAGAAGTGGCTGGACTATTGGAATGTAACATGCCCTCTTTGCAGGACACCATTGATTCCTGAACCTGAAGAGGATGCATCTTGCTTATGGTAAAGTGTTTTTGTAGTTGGATGACTCTCAGAAAACTTCATGTACAGCGTGTAGTGTAAAGGTACCTTCGTGCATGTATCGGCTGGGGCATGTAGCCGGATGCATGTTTTATTTGCGAGTTGAAGCTTGATACTTTGATGGGTCGATGagaaaccaaattttattgtatatattgtgAGGTTTCTGATGTTCTATGGCATACATCTTACTTTGATCGTGAGCATTTGAAGTTGGTATCAAGGTTTTTGGTAGGCCTGGGATGATACAAACGTGGATTTaggaatgaaaatttgaagggCTTCTtgaattttaatgatgtttcaATCCGACAGGGATTAAGCACTGGTTTAATTACCTAAGATATCGTTGGCCATGTTATCTTAGGTGGATAAATAAGACTGGAGAAATGAAAATTTGCTCATTGACACGGAAACTGCATAAATTACgtgaagaaaattatttcatgggTCGTCATTCGTATCATGTTTGTATGATTAAAGACTTATGTGGTTTGTTTCCAATGCATATGCAAACATGGTTTTCGTATATATGATAactatatagataatatgttattatatgataagatgttattatatgataagatgagatgattttaaattaaaaatatatatatttaattatataataatatattatctgtatatataaattacatataaaaaatttgtatgtACTATAGTATTCCTTTTAAAGATGCTTATGTAGGTTTTGTCTCGAATATAAACTGGTTGTATAACTTTGTatcatttgatttattaatttcccATATAAGAGCTGCATTGCATATCCATCAACCATttctctaaaattaatattatatatatttattttaaatatataaattagtacatatttatatatatgtaattatataattaaatattattttatttttaatttaaaataatttaattatatgaggatatatattaaacatgtatAATTTGTATGCCCAAAATAAGTTGGTATAGTTATATTGGGACTCCAAAGCACATAAGTGTGATATGGAAAAACCTAGGGATGCTAAATTGCTTGCCAGTGGTTGCACAATTGCAGCTTCACAAATCAACAAAGACAAAGGCCCCAAATTGCTTGCCTGTGGAACCTACGGATGCCAAATTGCTGGCCAGTGGCTGCACAAGAATCAACAAAGACAATGGCTCCATTGACATTAATGGATTTAGAAGAAGTTAaccataatttgaattgaagatGGTAATTCATAAGGCGGGTCGGACCCGGGTCCCGGCCCGGCCTTTTGCCTGTATGCACATTATCGCCGCACTAGGCGCCAAGGCCAGGCAAAACAGACCAATGCTATTATCTTCTTTCTCAGAAACCCAAACTATCCTCTATCCAAACTTTGCTATTCAGTCTCGGCTCAAGCTCAACCCATCAAATGACACACCCACCTCAAATTTACCAACCAAGAGCTACCCTTGACGGCTTTGCTCCTTCTTATCTCTCACTACACCACTGAACTCCATCCCACCCTCATGGACGTCCCTGACCTTCGCCCTAAATCCCACCATCTCCTCTCTGCCCGCAACCCCACTTCCTTTCCTGCTTCTTTTAACAACTTCCTCTCTCCGTAAGTTTactactttttttaattttctttctttcttttttttttacttctgtTTTACGCATGAAAGTTAGAATTTTGATTAGCTTTAGCTGTTAATTGGAAGGAAGGCGATTATAATCTATAAATATGGTCTGTGTTGTATtgtagatgaaattttaatcttGTGGGTGGAAAAAGAAGGGTTCATAGTCAATACAGTATAATGTTAACTCGTCTTGGAATGTGTGTATGATATCTAGTATGTTTGAAGACATTGCTGCTTGCTCACTCTGCATGTTTTCTTactcatttttgtttgtttcgaGTCATAACTTAATTTAGTCAGATGCAACGGTCTTTAAGGAGTGGTGGTTCTGCTGAAGTTCTCAAATGGCAATCATTTGGGTTGATATCTTCATTAATATAGTCTTATTGCCTTGGTTGTTTCTTTCTCTAAACAAAGCACTAACACTTTCTACAATTGAAGCAGGATTTTATGTCATCACATACCTTTAAAGAATATCTCAAGTTTTACATTTTGTATCAAGAATCATAATTCTCTTGTAAGAGCCCCACTTGTGTCCGCAAAAAAAGGTATGCCAACACTGTATTATCGCTGAAACAATTggtaaattactaatttaatcttatagagaagaattttttttttctttaacacaTTAGTTCTTGACATACTACACCTTTTAGGATATATTTTTCTAACGTTTTTCTTCTCCCAAATGGCTTCTCAGGCCATTTATCTAGTGCTTTGAAAGGGTTATGTGAGGTAGTCTGGACTATAGAGGCTGATTTGGCTGCTGGTCAGCATCTGTACATCACTGGGGATCCTAGTGTCTTAGGCTGCTGGGAGCCAGATATGGCTATCTTGATGTCTCCAACTCAGCATGAAAATTTATGGAAGGCTGAAGTCAAGGTAATTTACCCATCTCTGAATCATGAAAAGAAATTGTGTATTAACAAACTTTCAGAAGTTAAGTGATGCCGACtgcatatttatttgattaCTGTAGCTCTCTGTAATTCATGTTGGATTCTAAATTACTGTCTATAAGGTGGTCTAGTTAAGTTGGATAGATCTTTGGAGAAACCATTGAAAGTCAATGTTCACACATGAATTAGTAATGTCTCCTGAACTGTCTGAATGACTGCTGCTATTTTGGCTCTCTTTCTCTTGAAGAAATTTTAGCATCAAGAATTTATCACTTTAAAAAAGGAACTGTATGCTGAGTCTTGCCATTTCACTTGGAAATGAATCAGATCCTTTAAGTAAATGTCCAAAATGTCGTTATTACTTCATTATGAAGTTGTCTGATTACCTTAGTACTCTTGGCAGCTAGCTTGTGGTGATAGTTTCAAGTATAATTATTTCATAAGAGGAGAAGTGCGTGAATCAGATGACATCATCTGGAGAGGTGGACCTGAATTTTCTTTGTTAGTACCTGTCAAACAAGATAGCAAAATTGTAGTGAGAGATTCATGGATTAGGTTTAACAACAAAAACTCTCCAATTCATACATGGGGTTCTTGGATTGAGGAGACATGTCTTCCTGTGAAACATATGATATCAGCTCCAACAAGAGGTAATATCACTATCTTGGCGCTCTTCTATATAAAACTTCCCCAATTAAAATGTTTCTGAACACTTAAATGCTTCCAGTGGTTTGACAGATGAAGATGAGATTGTGAAACATCTCGAAAGTGATTCAAATGGGTCAAAGCTGTCCATGAATGATATCACTCTTGAGGGTCAATTGTATGCTGATGACGAGGTTACAGTTGCTGAGGCACAAGATGATTCAAATTCTAGTACAGCTTTATCTGAAAGATACCAGCCTGTTGAGGAACCTTGGTTACATGAAtcatctcttttctttcttgtatctaaaaataagataaagccTGACATGTCAGAGAGAGATGAGAATTTGAAAGATGAGGTGACAGTATTGGATGCCAATAATCAGAATTATATAGTTACTAACAATTTCTTGCCTCAAGAAGGGAATTTAAAATCAAAGGAGGATTCAATTTCAACTGTTATTCTGATTAATTCTTCAATATGTACCATGCAAAGGATTGCTGTATTGGAAGATGGGAAGTTGGTTGAATTATTACTGGAACCTGTTAAAAGCAATGTGCAGTGTGATAGTGTGTATCTAGGGGTAGTCACAAAACTTGTTCCCCGTATGGGTGGTGCCTTTGTAAATATTGGAAACTCTAGACCTTCTCTCATGGACATTAAGCAGAACAGAGAACCATTTATATTTCCTCCATTTCGTCGTAGGACTAAGAAATGGCAAGTTAATGGTTCTGTGTCTGGAACTCTTGAAGAACATCCAGCAAGCAGTGACAGCCACACATCTCTCAATATTGAAGTCATTGATGATGTTGCAGAATCCAACTCTCAGGATGATTTAGTACAATTTTTGCACAACGAAGATGAGGAACCTGAAATTGACGATGACTTTGATGTTTCAGAGGTTGTTAAGAATGTAAATGGTAGTATACTTGATTATGCTGAAGCAGAAGCTGATTTTGAGGACTTTTTAGATGGGGATCACCATCTAGATGGTGAAACAATGAATGGCTCCTTCCTTATGGAATCCAAAGGTTCTAATGACAATCAAGTGTCTCATACCCCTAATGTGAAAGATTCTAAGCAAGCATTGACTAAGGAAAACAAGTGGGCACAAGTACAAAAAGGAACCAAAGTAATTGTACAAGTTGTCAAAGAGGGTTTGGGTACAAAAGGTCCAACTTTGACTGCTTATCCAAGATTGAAAAGTAGA from Mangifera indica cultivar Alphonso chromosome 8, CATAS_Mindica_2.1, whole genome shotgun sequence includes:
- the LOC123222687 gene encoding ribonuclease E/G-like protein, chloroplastic isoform X1; the encoded protein is MDVPDLRPKSHHLLSARNPTSFPASFNNFLSPRILCHHIPLKNISSFTFCIKNHNSLVRAPLVSAKKGHLSSALKGLCEVVWTIEADLAAGQHLYITGDPSVLGCWEPDMAILMSPTQHENLWKAEVKLACGDSFKYNYFIRGEVRESDDIIWRGGPEFSLLVPVKQDSKIVVRDSWIRFNNKNSPIHTWGSWIEETCLPVKHMISAPTRDEDEIVKHLESDSNGSKLSMNDITLEGQLYADDEVTVAEAQDDSNSSTALSERYQPVEEPWLHESSLFFLVSKNKIKPDMSERDENLKDEVTVLDANNQNYIVTNNFLPQEGNLKSKEDSISTVILINSSICTMQRIAVLEDGKLVELLLEPVKSNVQCDSVYLGVVTKLVPRMGGAFVNIGNSRPSLMDIKQNREPFIFPPFRRRTKKWQVNGSVSGTLEEHPASSDSHTSLNIEVIDDVAESNSQDDLVQFLHNEDEEPEIDDDFDVSEVVKNVNGSILDYAEAEADFEDFLDGDHHLDGETMNGSFLMESKGSNDNQVSHTPNVKDSKQALTKENKWAQVQKGTKVIVQVVKEGLGTKGPTLTAYPRLKSRFWILITRCDSIGVSKKITGVERTRLKVIAKTLQPQGFGLTVRTVAAGHSLEELQKDLEGLLSTWKNIMEHAKSAALAADEGVEGAIPVILHRAMGQTLSIVQDYFNDKVEKMVVDSPRTYHEVTNYLQDIAPDLCDRVELYDKKIPLFDKFNIEEEIDNMLSKRVPLPNGGSLVIEQTEALVSIDVNGGHVMFGHETSKEKAILDVNLAAAKQIARELRLRDIGGIIIVDFIDMADDSNKRLVYEEVKKAVERDRSMVKVSELSRHGIMEITRKRVRPSVTFMISEPCTCCRGTGRVEALETSFSKIEQEICRLLATMLHKADAENPKSWPRFILRVDHQMCNYLTSGKRTKLAVLSSSLKVWLLLKVARGFSRGAFEVKPFTDDKSSESQHQVAISLLRQAEARTNKISKKVTLVPIKKLKAGRK
- the LOC123222687 gene encoding ribonuclease E/G-like protein, chloroplastic isoform X2; the encoded protein is MDVPDLRPKSHHLLSARNPTSFPASFNNFLSPILCHHIPLKNISSFTFCIKNHNSLVRAPLVSAKKGHLSSALKGLCEVVWTIEADLAAGQHLYITGDPSVLGCWEPDMAILMSPTQHENLWKAEVKLACGDSFKYNYFIRGEVRESDDIIWRGGPEFSLLVPVKQDSKIVVRDSWIRFNNKNSPIHTWGSWIEETCLPVKHMISAPTRDEDEIVKHLESDSNGSKLSMNDITLEGQLYADDEVTVAEAQDDSNSSTALSERYQPVEEPWLHESSLFFLVSKNKIKPDMSERDENLKDEVTVLDANNQNYIVTNNFLPQEGNLKSKEDSISTVILINSSICTMQRIAVLEDGKLVELLLEPVKSNVQCDSVYLGVVTKLVPRMGGAFVNIGNSRPSLMDIKQNREPFIFPPFRRRTKKWQVNGSVSGTLEEHPASSDSHTSLNIEVIDDVAESNSQDDLVQFLHNEDEEPEIDDDFDVSEVVKNVNGSILDYAEAEADFEDFLDGDHHLDGETMNGSFLMESKGSNDNQVSHTPNVKDSKQALTKENKWAQVQKGTKVIVQVVKEGLGTKGPTLTAYPRLKSRFWILITRCDSIGVSKKITGVERTRLKVIAKTLQPQGFGLTVRTVAAGHSLEELQKDLEGLLSTWKNIMEHAKSAALAADEGVEGAIPVILHRAMGQTLSIVQDYFNDKVEKMVVDSPRTYHEVTNYLQDIAPDLCDRVELYDKKIPLFDKFNIEEEIDNMLSKRVPLPNGGSLVIEQTEALVSIDVNGGHVMFGHETSKEKAILDVNLAAAKQIARELRLRDIGGIIIVDFIDMADDSNKRLVYEEVKKAVERDRSMVKVSELSRHGIMEITRKRVRPSVTFMISEPCTCCRGTGRVEALETSFSKIEQEICRLLATMLHKADAENPKSWPRFILRVDHQMCNYLTSGKRTKLAVLSSSLKVWLLLKVARGFSRGAFEVKPFTDDKSSESQHQVAISLLRQAEARTNKISKKVTLVPIKKLKAGRK
- the LOC123222646 gene encoding probable E3 ubiquitin-protein ligase XERICO, coding for MGLSSLPAPSEGVLCVILVNTALSISIVKGIVLSILQVVGIHLSESSPSSTSSDSPQPTSESYDGRLSPPVNYVEEFRSQNPAILFDTLCLCKHHEQDCSVCLTQFEPESEINRLSCGHLFHKVCLEKWLDYWNVTCPLCRTPLIPEPEEDASCLW